A single genomic interval of Synechococcales cyanobacterium CNB harbors:
- the hemW gene encoding radical SAM family heme chaperone HemW, translating to MGHGRGRRSRGAYPCSVNGSPATGSLPPGVADHNTVLTVLPQRERPSAHPLGSVLAGWRGVRSLYIHVPFCSHKCHYCDFYSLVDARDRQAAFVDRLIRELEGVAPWFAGVPLRTVFIGGGTPSLLRIDLWERVLASLHRLLDTRVIAAGEGEFTVECNPETASDELMGALAAGGVNRISLGGQSFEARHLRTLERRHNPENVPRAVEAARKAGIARQSVDLIFGVPGQTHAEWARDVERAIGLGTTHLSCYALTYEPNTAMTARMRRGEFEPIEEETEAEMMRWTAARLRDAGLARYEVSNFAAPGAECRHNLAYWRQEQWIGVGPSAASHVLDPGGGSRRWRNVPRLDDYLAWGESLGPAIDAEEPDPRRLLAERLMTGVRITEGIDAAGVLAEAGEIGGDSAERLQRCAGRLIAQGWLEAEDGRWRPTDDGFLFADRMARDLMAAVG from the coding sequence ATCGGACATGGACGAGGGAGGCGTTCACGCGGGGCGTATCCTTGTTCCGTGAATGGGTCCCCGGCCACGGGCAGCCTGCCCCCGGGAGTCGCCGACCACAATACCGTGCTGACCGTCCTCCCGCAACGCGAGCGCCCCTCGGCCCACCCCCTCGGGTCGGTGTTGGCGGGGTGGCGCGGGGTCCGGTCCCTTTACATCCATGTCCCGTTCTGCTCGCACAAGTGCCACTACTGCGATTTTTACAGCCTTGTGGACGCTCGCGATCGGCAGGCCGCGTTCGTGGATCGGCTGATCCGGGAGTTGGAGGGCGTCGCCCCGTGGTTCGCGGGTGTGCCGCTTCGGACCGTCTTTATCGGAGGCGGCACGCCGAGCCTGCTCCGAATCGACCTGTGGGAGCGTGTTCTTGCCTCGCTCCACCGGCTCCTCGACACTCGCGTGATCGCGGCGGGTGAAGGTGAGTTCACCGTCGAGTGCAACCCCGAGACGGCGAGCGACGAGCTGATGGGGGCACTGGCGGCAGGGGGGGTGAACCGCATCAGTCTCGGGGGGCAGTCGTTCGAGGCACGCCACCTGCGGACCCTCGAACGCCGACACAATCCTGAGAATGTGCCGCGAGCGGTCGAGGCGGCGCGCAAGGCGGGGATTGCGAGACAATCGGTAGACCTGATTTTCGGCGTGCCCGGGCAGACGCACGCCGAGTGGGCGCGGGACGTCGAGCGGGCGATCGGGCTGGGGACGACGCACCTTTCGTGCTACGCGCTGACCTATGAACCGAACACGGCGATGACGGCACGGATGCGCCGGGGGGAGTTCGAGCCGATCGAGGAGGAAACCGAGGCGGAGATGATGCGGTGGACCGCCGCACGGCTGCGGGATGCGGGTCTGGCACGGTACGAGGTCAGCAACTTCGCCGCGCCGGGCGCGGAGTGCCGGCACAACCTCGCCTACTGGCGGCAGGAGCAGTGGATCGGGGTGGGGCCGTCGGCAGCCTCGCACGTGCTCGATCCAGGCGGGGGAAGCCGGCGCTGGCGGAACGTGCCGCGTCTGGACGACTATCTCGCATGGGGAGAGTCGCTCGGGCCGGCGATCGACGCCGAGGAGCCCGACCCGCGCCGCCTCCTCGCGGAACGGCTGATGACCGGCGTGCGAATCACGGAGGGGATCGATGCGGCGGGCGTGCTCGCGGAGGCTGGCGAGATCGGCGGCGATTCGGCCGAGAGGCTTCAGCGGTGCGCCGGACGGCTGATCGCACAGGGATGGCTTGAGGCAGAGGACGGACGATGGCGACCCACGGACGACGGGTTCCTCTTCGCGGATCGGATGGCCCGAGACCTCATGGCGGCGGTCGGTTGA
- the ruvB gene encoding Holliday junction branch migration DNA helicase RuvB, translating into MATERLVTAQQQPEDDVASNALRPSRIDEYVGQADLLERLRITIEAVKARVSVGPASPEAMEHVLLHGPPGLGKTTLAHVIGNEMGSRVYVTSGPALARGTDLVAALTRLHQGDVLFIDEIHRLPVAVEEFIYPAMEDFRIDVTVDSGLHARTVQIRCKPFTLIGATTRAGLLSAPLRSRFGLVHHLRYYSPDELLTILERTCRVLAIGAPSAAALATIASRSRGTPRIANRLLRRVRDYAQVRANGTITPDLVDEALALEGVDALGLDELDRAYLRVIGSVYEGGPVGLETVAATMNEDAGTLEDVVEPYLLQIGFLARTRRGRALTRAGASHLGIELKPTASSLDAELFSAE; encoded by the coding sequence ATGGCCACGGAACGGCTCGTCACCGCGCAGCAGCAGCCCGAGGATGATGTTGCATCAAACGCGCTGCGCCCATCGCGAATCGACGAGTATGTCGGGCAGGCCGACCTGCTCGAACGCCTCCGCATCACCATCGAGGCCGTAAAGGCCCGTGTCTCCGTCGGTCCGGCCTCGCCAGAGGCGATGGAGCACGTGCTGCTGCACGGCCCGCCCGGCCTCGGAAAGACGACCCTCGCCCACGTCATCGGCAACGAGATGGGCTCGCGCGTCTACGTCACCAGCGGCCCCGCGCTCGCCCGCGGCACCGACCTCGTCGCCGCCCTCACCCGCCTGCACCAGGGCGACGTGCTGTTCATCGATGAAATCCACCGCCTGCCGGTCGCCGTCGAGGAGTTCATCTATCCCGCGATGGAGGACTTCCGCATTGACGTGACGGTCGATAGCGGGCTGCACGCCCGTACGGTCCAGATCCGCTGCAAGCCCTTCACGCTCATCGGCGCGACGACACGGGCCGGCCTTCTCTCCGCCCCGCTGCGTTCCCGCTTCGGGCTGGTGCACCACCTCCGCTACTACTCGCCCGACGAACTGCTGACCATCCTCGAACGCACCTGCCGCGTGCTCGCCATCGGCGCGCCTTCGGCAGCCGCGCTCGCGACCATCGCCTCACGCTCGCGCGGCACGCCTCGTATCGCCAACCGCCTCCTCCGTCGTGTCCGCGACTACGCGCAGGTGCGCGCCAACGGCACGATCACCCCGGACCTCGTGGACGAAGCGCTCGCGCTCGAAGGGGTCGACGCGCTCGGCCTCGACGAACTCGACCGCGCGTACCTGCGTGTCATCGGCTCTGTGTACGAGGGCGGCCCCGTCGGCTTGGAAACCGTCGCCGCCACCATGAACGAGGACGCCGGCACGCTCGAAGACGTCGTCGAGCCGTACCTGCTCCAGATCGGCTTCCTCGCCCGCACCCGGCGCGGGCGGGCACTGACCCGCGCCGGCGCGTCACACCTCGGCATCGAACTCAAGCCGACGGCATCGAGTCTCGACGCTGAACTGTTCAGCGCTGAGTAA
- a CDS encoding M20/M25/M40 family metallo-hydrolase, with translation MFMRADSPRAVTRSLLVILCLTTLAGVGCQTTCRACRDAETGKSGAAATLAAPVAGYAVVNGEKVPVPEIAMGDEATIRAILDEGMNRNQVMAQLTTLCETFGPRLTGSTDLERAARWARDQFASWGLSNAHLHEWGTVSMRFDRGPSTAAVYRRVERDDGTVTHEKIRDLAGFTTLAWTPGTDGPARGHAVRMPATEEEFEAAKESLAGAWVVVPPEQAGRRGIRGAPGRVSARYSARVEARQNIAKRADAPPPDAVVGIWTGVVTGEDLGDGLDMRVEITRQDDGSLAGTFTVQDFTAELEGVTFDPATGSLSYRSVSPAGAFTSTWTIAGNTADASSMLADDPDARYHATMTRDTPDRPSLLERVLLAGPLGFVSSSGDERVWTSAAPGWREMTPDKIAQDIEVNVSEPDYDYINSRLYDGVPLDLEFNLPHTFTPGPIPVYNVIAEIPGTEFPDEVIIVSAHLDSWNGPGSLGTTDNGTGSSVTLETARILAAVGAKPKRTIRFILWTGEEQGLLGSRAYVESLTPEQLSKISAVFVDDGGTNYQGGLHAIAPMRDYLAAATAPTNGRFFDSSRDAWMDVNVRIENEMPRGGGSDHAAFNRVGVPGFFWDEIGRANYGHGWHTQYDRLDLAIPEYLVQSSTNSAITAYNLACAPSLLPRAAPPTQEGQQAAAGN, from the coding sequence ATGTTCATGCGAGCCGACTCTCCGCGTGCCGTCACCCGTTCCCTCCTGGTCATCCTGTGCCTCACGACACTCGCCGGAGTCGGTTGCCAGACGACCTGTCGCGCCTGCCGAGATGCCGAGACCGGCAAGTCCGGCGCGGCCGCAACGCTCGCTGCGCCGGTCGCCGGGTATGCGGTGGTCAACGGCGAGAAGGTGCCCGTTCCCGAGATCGCGATGGGCGACGAGGCGACCATCCGCGCCATCCTCGACGAGGGCATGAACCGTAACCAAGTCATGGCACAGTTGACGACGCTCTGCGAGACCTTCGGCCCGCGTCTCACCGGCTCGACGGACCTCGAACGTGCCGCACGCTGGGCGCGCGATCAGTTCGCCTCCTGGGGGCTGTCCAACGCTCACCTGCACGAGTGGGGCACAGTCTCGATGCGGTTTGACCGCGGACCTTCGACCGCTGCCGTGTACCGCCGAGTTGAGCGAGACGACGGCACGGTGACGCACGAGAAGATCCGCGACCTCGCCGGGTTCACCACGCTCGCGTGGACCCCGGGCACCGACGGCCCCGCGCGCGGTCATGCGGTGCGAATGCCCGCAACTGAGGAAGAGTTCGAGGCAGCCAAGGAGTCGCTCGCCGGGGCATGGGTCGTCGTCCCGCCCGAACAGGCCGGACGTCGAGGCATTCGCGGCGCGCCCGGTCGGGTCTCCGCCCGCTATTCTGCCCGCGTCGAGGCACGCCAGAACATCGCCAAACGAGCGGATGCTCCCCCGCCCGACGCCGTCGTGGGCATCTGGACCGGCGTCGTGACCGGCGAAGACCTCGGCGACGGGCTTGACATGCGCGTCGAGATCACTCGGCAGGACGACGGCTCGCTTGCCGGCACCTTCACCGTGCAGGATTTCACCGCCGAACTGGAAGGCGTCACGTTCGATCCGGCAACCGGCTCCCTGTCCTACCGCAGCGTCAGCCCGGCGGGAGCCTTCACCTCGACGTGGACGATCGCCGGGAACACGGCCGATGCCTCCTCGATGTTGGCGGATGATCCCGACGCCCGCTACCACGCCACGATGACGCGCGACACCCCCGATCGCCCCTCGCTCCTCGAACGCGTCCTCCTCGCCGGTCCGCTCGGCTTTGTGTCATCGTCCGGTGACGAGCGCGTATGGACCAGCGCGGCCCCGGGATGGCGTGAGATGACCCCGGACAAGATCGCGCAGGACATCGAAGTCAACGTCTCCGAGCCGGACTACGACTACATCAACTCCCGTCTGTACGACGGCGTGCCACTGGATCTCGAGTTCAACCTCCCGCACACCTTCACGCCCGGCCCCATCCCGGTCTACAACGTCATCGCCGAGATTCCGGGCACCGAGTTCCCCGACGAGGTCATCATCGTTTCGGCCCACCTCGACTCGTGGAACGGCCCCGGCTCGCTGGGCACGACCGACAACGGCACGGGATCGTCCGTCACGCTTGAAACCGCACGCATCCTCGCCGCCGTCGGCGCGAAGCCTAAGCGCACCATCCGCTTCATCCTCTGGACCGGCGAGGAACAGGGGCTCTTGGGCTCGCGCGCCTACGTCGAATCGCTCACGCCCGAGCAACTCTCGAAGATTTCCGCTGTCTTCGTCGATGACGGAGGCACGAACTACCAGGGGGGCCTCCACGCCATCGCCCCGATGCGCGACTATCTCGCTGCCGCCACCGCCCCGACCAACGGCCGCTTCTTCGACTCCTCGCGCGACGCCTGGATGGACGTGAACGTGCGTATCGAGAACGAGATGCCCCGCGGCGGAGGGTCCGACCACGCCGCCTTCAACCGCGTCGGCGTCCCGGGCTTCTTCTGGGACGAGATCGGCCGAGCCAACTACGGGCACGGCTGGCACACCCAGTACGACCGCCTCGACCTCGCCATCCCCGAGTACCTTGTGCAGTCCTCCACCAACTCCGCGATCACCGCGTACAACCTTGCCTGCGCGCCCTCACTGCTCCCTCGGGCTGCGCCGCCCACGCAGGAAGGTCAGCAGGCCGCGGCCGGCAACTGA